One region of Moraxella sp. ZY210820 genomic DNA includes:
- the rlmD gene encoding 23S rRNA (uracil(1939)-C(5))-methyltransferase RlmD, with protein sequence MTNPLIFNIESLSHEGRGIAHYHDEHHSTEKHGKKVFVRYALPNETVEIRLTNELKRWEEADMIRLVGEPSPQRVEPFCRYYMQCGGCNLQHLDLNAQIEHKQQVLASHFQHLAQVQPDEWLQPIRSQQQDYRRRTRIGVRYLAKKQQFLFGFRANQSNHLVDIESCPILDNQLNQKLKALKQCLSQLHGKADIGHIELAMGDDDIAQNIGLLIRETASLSKKDKQILIDFCQQQQWKLYLQPARRNDIYRIDDGSNAKNTADLIYKINGIQFNFAMSDFTQVNHSVNQQMIEQALHLLNLQQGERVLDLFCGLGNFSLPMAQVVGQNGLVVGVEGSSAMVQRAKANAKQNQLHNTQFYAQDLSQDCSKQNWAKQGFDAILIDPPRTGAWEMMVYLANFQAKRIVYVSCNPATLARDSQVLLESGYRLSKAGIMDMFSHTAHVESMALFEKIDILG encoded by the coding sequence ATGACTAATCCATTGATTTTTAATATAGAAAGTTTATCCCATGAAGGGCGTGGCATTGCCCATTATCATGATGAACATCACTCAACTGAAAAGCACGGTAAAAAAGTATTTGTGCGTTATGCTTTGCCTAATGAAACGGTAGAAATTCGCCTAACGAATGAGCTGAAACGTTGGGAAGAAGCGGATATGATTCGCCTTGTGGGTGAGCCGTCTCCACAGCGAGTTGAGCCATTTTGTCGATATTATATGCAATGTGGTGGTTGTAATTTGCAACATCTTGATTTAAATGCACAAATTGAACATAAACAACAAGTATTGGCATCGCATTTTCAGCATTTGGCACAGGTTCAACCCGATGAATGGTTACAACCAATTCGTTCACAACAGCAGGATTATCGCAGACGGACGAGAATTGGTGTACGATATTTAGCCAAAAAACAACAGTTTTTGTTTGGTTTTCGTGCTAATCAGTCCAATCATTTGGTTGATATAGAATCTTGCCCAATCTTAGATAATCAATTAAATCAAAAACTTAAAGCATTAAAACAGTGTTTAAGCCAACTGCATGGCAAAGCGGATATTGGACATATTGAATTGGCGATGGGCGATGATGATATTGCTCAAAATATTGGCTTGTTAATTCGAGAAACGGCATCATTAAGTAAAAAAGATAAACAAATTTTAATCGATTTTTGCCAACAACAGCAATGGAAATTGTATCTGCAACCCGCTCGCCGTAATGATATTTATCGGATTGATGATGGTTCAAATGCTAAAAATACGGCTGATTTAATCTATAAAATCAATGGAATACAGTTTAATTTTGCCATGAGCGATTTTACTCAAGTCAATCATAGTGTCAATCAACAGATGATAGAGCAAGCCTTGCATTTATTAAATTTACAACAAGGCGAGCGAGTGCTGGATTTATTTTGTGGTTTGGGTAATTTTTCCTTGCCAATGGCTCAAGTTGTAGGGCAGAATGGTTTAGTGGTTGGTGTGGAAGGCAGTTCAGCAATGGTTCAACGTGCTAAGGCGAATGCCAAACAAAATCAATTACATAATACCCAATTTTATGCCCAAGACTTAAGTCAAGATTGCTCAAAACAAAATTGGGCAAAGCAAGGTTTTGATGCGATTTTAATTGACCCACCACGCACAGGAGCGTGGGAAATGATGGTGTATTTGGCGAATTTTCAGGCAAAACGGATAGTCTATGTGTCGTGTAACCCTGCAACTTTAGCTCGAGATAGTCAAGTCTTATTAGAAAGTGGTTATCGTTTGAGCAAGGCAGGTATTATGGATATGTTTAGCCACACCGCTCATGTGGAAAGTATGGCGTTGTTTGAAAAAATTGATATTTTGGGATAA
- a CDS encoding M3 family metallopeptidase, which produces MSLSPATLPTPNFQAIDLSQLQQQIEQHIANGQQFLSNIVAVPQDFADKLAILQKMDELEQQMSESWGILSHLNAVMSNDDTRAIYQAILPNLSNYYTQIGQHEVLYQNYQQLFDDAQFATLNPAQQRAVELALRDFKLSGVDLATDKKQRFAEISSRLSQLSSDFSNHVLDATQAYYQVLDDAQLAGLPDSSIALLQQYGQQKGETRPVATLDFPAYLAVMTYADDRKLREQLYQAYVTRASELGDSAFDNTDIMQEILALRQEMAELVGFKHYGEYSLASKMAKDVDTVRQFLIDLAQHARQPAEQDIAQLQELAQQYGIDELKAWDLTYLSEKLKQKQFNLSQEALKPYFPLPKVLSGLFAIVEKIYGVQIVEKSTSVWHDDAQYFELLQNDEVLGGFYFDLYARQGKRGGAWMSGFRSRAVILGQLQKPICFMVGNFNPPIGEQPALLTHDEVITLFHEFGHGLHHLLTEVDNINVAGTHGVAWDAVELPSQFMEFWAWDNESLALLSEHIETKQPLPQDILQALLNARHFQTGLQTLRQLEFALFDLNIHCTVPALSAQGIQDELNRIRCEISVTPMVDYNRFQHSFSHIFAGGYACGYYSYKWAEVLASDAFARFEQEGIFNRETGKQFRDCILAVGGQVDALTAFKNFRGREPNIDALLRHQGWK; this is translated from the coding sequence ATGAGCCTTTCTCCTGCAACTTTACCAACACCGAATTTTCAAGCGATTGATTTAAGCCAATTACAACAGCAGATTGAACAGCATATTGCTAACGGTCAGCAGTTTTTAAGCAATATTGTGGCTGTACCGCAAGATTTTGCCGATAAACTTGCCATTTTACAAAAAATGGACGAATTAGAACAGCAAATGAGCGAAAGTTGGGGCATTTTATCGCATTTAAATGCGGTGATGAGTAATGATGATACTCGTGCGATTTATCAAGCCATCTTGCCGAACTTGAGTAATTATTATACACAAATTGGACAACATGAAGTTCTCTATCAAAATTATCAACAATTATTTGATGATGCTCAATTTGCTACCTTAAATCCAGCACAACAACGAGCGGTTGAATTGGCATTGCGTGATTTTAAATTGTCAGGCGTGGATTTAGCAACGGATAAAAAACAACGCTTTGCAGAGATTTCTAGCCGTTTATCACAACTCTCATCAGATTTTTCTAATCATGTGCTTGATGCGACACAAGCCTATTATCAAGTGCTTGATGATGCTCAATTAGCAGGTTTACCAGACAGTAGTATCGCCTTATTACAACAATATGGACAGCAAAAAGGTGAAACTCGCCCTGTGGCAACGTTGGATTTTCCAGCGTATTTGGCGGTGATGACCTATGCTGATGACCGTAAATTGCGAGAGCAGTTATATCAAGCCTATGTAACTCGTGCATCAGAATTGGGTGATTCAGCATTTGATAATACTGACATCATGCAGGAAATTTTAGCATTACGTCAAGAAATGGCGGAATTAGTCGGTTTTAAACATTATGGTGAATATTCTTTAGCTAGTAAAATGGCAAAAGATGTGGATACCGTTCGTCAATTTTTAATCGATTTAGCCCAACACGCTCGCCAACCTGCTGAACAAGATATTGCACAATTACAAGAGCTTGCACAACAATATGGCATTGATGAGTTAAAAGCATGGGATTTAACTTATCTATCAGAAAAATTAAAGCAAAAACAGTTTAATTTATCGCAAGAAGCATTAAAACCATATTTTCCATTGCCAAAAGTATTATCAGGTTTATTTGCGATTGTTGAAAAAATATACGGTGTACAGATTGTCGAAAAATCAACATCAGTTTGGCATGATGATGCTCAATATTTTGAATTATTGCAAAATGATGAAGTTTTAGGTGGTTTTTATTTCGATTTATATGCTCGTCAAGGGAAACGTGGCGGGGCGTGGATGAGCGGATTCCGTTCTCGTGCGGTGATTTTAGGGCAATTACAAAAGCCAATTTGCTTTATGGTTGGTAATTTTAATCCGCCAATTGGCGAACAACCTGCATTATTAACGCATGATGAAGTGATTACTTTATTCCATGAGTTTGGGCATGGTTTACATCATTTATTGACCGAAGTAGATAATATTAATGTGGCAGGAACGCATGGTGTGGCGTGGGACGCTGTGGAATTACCAAGTCAATTTATGGAGTTTTGGGCGTGGGATAACGAAAGTTTGGCATTATTGAGTGAGCATATTGAGACTAAACAGCCTTTACCACAAGATATTTTACAGGCTTTATTGAATGCTCGTCATTTCCAAACAGGCTTGCAGACCTTGCGTCAATTAGAATTTGCCTTATTTGATTTGAATATTCATTGTACAGTGCCTGCTTTGTCAGCTCAAGGTATTCAAGATGAGCTAAATCGCATTCGCTGTGAAATTAGTGTAACACCAATGGTTGATTATAACCGTTTCCAACATAGTTTTAGTCATATTTTTGCAGGTGGTTATGCGTGCGGTTATTATTCATATAAATGGGCGGAAGTGTTAGCTAGTGATGCCTTTGCCCGTTTTGAACAGGAAGGGATTTTTAATCGTGAAACAGGTAAACAATTCCGTGATTGTATTTTAGCTGTGGGCGGGCAGGTTGATGCACTCACCGCATTTAAAAACTTCCGTGGGCGTGAACCAAATATTGATGCGTTATTGCGTCATCAAGGGTGGAAATAA
- the vapC gene encoding tRNA(fMet)-specific endonuclease VapC codes for MITYMLDTNICIYTMKNKPQQVREKFNLCQHQLCMSSVVLMELAVGAEKSMYREKAFRALEVFADSLMILEYDIHAGYHTANIKATLEKQGTPIGAYDAMIAGHARSLGLIVVTNNEREFKRVDGLRVENWAI; via the coding sequence ATGATTACTTATATGTTGGATACAAACATTTGTATTTATACAATGAAAAATAAACCCCAACAAGTACGCGAAAAGTTTAATCTTTGCCAACACCAATTATGTATGAGCAGTGTTGTTTTAATGGAATTAGCAGTTGGTGCAGAAAAATCCATGTACCGAGAAAAAGCATTTAGAGCTTTAGAAGTATTTGCTGATAGCCTTATGATTTTGGAATATGACATACACGCGGGTTATCATACCGCTAATATTAAAGCGACACTTGAAAAACAAGGTACACCGATTGGTGCCTACGATGCTATGATTGCAGGACACGCTCGAAGTTTGGGCTTAATTGTGGTAACCAATAATGAACGAGAATTTAAACGCGTAGATGGCTTAAGAGTAGAAAATTGGGCGATATAA
- the vapB gene encoding type II toxin-antitoxin system VapB family antitoxin, with translation MIVASIFKTNQSQAVRLPKAVAFPATVKQVDVKVVGNTRILSPVGSTWDYFFDNIEVPEDFMNERNQPMPQEREEIFP, from the coding sequence ATGATTGTTGCAAGTATATTTAAAACCAATCAAAGCCAAGCTGTACGCTTACCTAAAGCTGTTGCCTTTCCTGCAACGGTCAAACAAGTCGATGTCAAAGTTGTTGGTAATACACGAATTTTATCACCTGTCGGTTCTACTTGGGATTATTTTTTTGATAATATTGAAGTCCCTGAAGATTTTATGAACGAACGTAATCAGCCAATGCCACAGGAAAGAGAGGAAATTTTCCCATGA
- a CDS encoding SlyX family protein: MSSQTNILTQNQAIQLQQLIDDLQMKVAFLDDTVEQLNQKIAEQDQEIMDLNHKMQMLYQRVEQADLSEGIAPFDPMLNIPPHY, encoded by the coding sequence ATGTCTTCACAAACCAACATTCTAACACAAAATCAAGCGATACAGTTACAGCAACTGATTGATGATTTACAAATGAAAGTCGCTTTTTTAGATGATACAGTTGAGCAACTTAATCAAAAAATTGCCGAGCAAGACCAAGAAATCATGGATTTAAATCACAAAATGCAAATGCTCTATCAACGTGTGGAGCAAGCTGATTTATCCGAAGGTATTGCACCTTTTGACCCAATGTTAAATATTCCACCGCATTATTGA
- a CDS encoding bifunctional (p)ppGpp synthetase/guanosine-3',5'-bis(diphosphate) 3'-pyrophosphohydrolase yields the protein MVTVREQLPAQLADLSDEMLEQHSLEILLFWLEKVREDGRPLHQLEQVGRYILQKLQQQQDSDINIFIMGIEMADILEHLNVDEETLATAMLYRSVRSGLVSLEDIQQQFGDAIAGLMKGTLAMGRLSDLIEKNKRLEDHFNNNQREHLTGIYKMLISVTEDVRVVLIKLADRTYTLRELAQSSRERQERVAREILTIYAPLAHRLGIAQLKWELEDLAFRFLAPEQYKEIAGLLNEKRLEREQYIQDVQDAVRNSLAEYNINAEVTGRVKHIYSIYRKMKSKNLSFEQLYDIRALRILVDTIPECYHALGIVHTLWRHIPHQFDDYITNPKPNGYRSLHTAVIAEQKSLEIQIRTREMHQEAELGVCSHFNYKEGAKNTDQSFNNRLHSLRAVLELYQERNDSNLNTDSEDSQFQPVQDFENFEKIYVFSRDGDIKELPRDATVLDFAYYLHTEVGNHCYAARVNQRYVPLTYTLKTGEQVEILTKKDRTPNRDWLINSLGYLKTDRAKEKLRHWFRQQDRSHNLETGREMLNKELARLAIHPKSIDLNDYCNHFNVKTGEDILVGLVNGDIGIHALLNQINKQMHANDDEPELVLQPMLDPKASQTLSDYGILIDGLDNVELYIAKCCQPVHGESIGGYITQHRGVSIHKIGCSDYLRMISQEPARMVEANWQMQPARGQSVQIEIEAYDRRGLLKDLTQVIFSDHINIRQVNTISEADGIANMKLLIEVKGLAQLSKLLARLEQQPGIISARRLVQNASV from the coding sequence ATGGTAACCGTTCGTGAACAATTACCTGCTCAATTGGCTGATTTATCTGATGAAATGCTTGAACAACATTCATTGGAAATATTATTATTTTGGTTAGAAAAAGTACGGGAAGATGGCAGACCATTACATCAATTAGAACAAGTCGGACGCTATATTTTACAAAAACTACAGCAACAACAGGACAGCGACATCAATATCTTTATTATGGGTATTGAAATGGCAGATATTTTAGAACATTTAAATGTTGATGAAGAAACTTTAGCTACAGCAATGCTTTATCGTAGTGTGCGTTCGGGCTTGGTATCGCTTGAAGATATTCAACAGCAATTTGGCGATGCGATTGCAGGGCTGATGAAAGGCACACTTGCAATGGGGCGGTTGTCTGATTTAATTGAAAAGAATAAACGTTTGGAAGACCATTTTAATAACAATCAACGTGAGCATTTAACAGGCATTTATAAAATGCTGATTTCGGTTACGGAAGATGTCAGGGTGGTACTGATTAAACTGGCTGACCGAACCTATACTTTACGAGAATTGGCTCAATCCTCACGAGAACGTCAAGAGCGTGTGGCTCGTGAAATTTTGACGATTTATGCACCACTTGCTCATCGTTTGGGCATTGCCCAATTGAAATGGGAATTGGAAGATTTAGCGTTCCGTTTTTTAGCACCTGAACAATATAAGGAAATTGCAGGCTTGCTCAATGAAAAACGCCTAGAACGTGAACAGTATATCCAAGATGTACAAGATGCGGTACGCAATAGTTTAGCAGAATATAATATTAATGCTGAAGTTACGGGGCGAGTGAAGCATATTTACTCCATCTATCGTAAAATGAAAAGCAAAAATTTAAGCTTTGAACAATTATACGATATTCGAGCATTACGCATTTTAGTAGATACAATTCCTGAATGTTATCATGCACTTGGCATTGTCCATACCTTATGGCGACATATTCCACATCAATTTGATGATTATATCACCAATCCTAAACCCAATGGTTATCGTTCCTTGCATACGGCGGTGATTGCTGAGCAAAAATCGTTGGAAATTCAAATTCGTACTAGAGAAATGCACCAAGAAGCGGAATTAGGCGTATGTTCGCATTTTAATTATAAAGAAGGGGCAAAAAATACTGACCAATCGTTTAATAATCGTTTGCACTCTTTGCGTGCGGTACTTGAACTTTATCAGGAACGCAATGACAGCAATCTCAATACGGATAGTGAAGATAGTCAATTTCAACCTGTACAAGATTTTGAAAATTTTGAAAAAATTTATGTGTTTAGCCGAGATGGTGATATTAAAGAGTTACCACGAGATGCAACGGTATTAGATTTTGCTTATTATTTACATACTGAAGTGGGTAATCATTGCTATGCAGCACGAGTAAATCAACGTTATGTGCCATTAACTTATACCTTAAAAACAGGCGAACAAGTTGAAATTTTAACCAAAAAAGACCGCACGCCGAATCGTGATTGGTTAATAAATTCTTTAGGTTATCTTAAAACTGACCGTGCAAAAGAAAAATTACGTCATTGGTTCAGACAACAAGACCGTAGCCATAATTTAGAAACTGGGCGTGAAATGCTCAATAAAGAATTGGCACGTTTGGCGATTCACCCTAAAAGTATTGATTTAAATGATTATTGTAACCATTTTAATGTAAAAACTGGCGAAGATATTTTAGTTGGCTTAGTGAATGGTGATATTGGTATTCATGCTTTATTAAATCAAATTAATAAACAAATGCACGCCAATGATGATGAGCCAGAACTCGTATTACAGCCAATGCTTGACCCCAAAGCGAGTCAAACATTGTCAGATTATGGTATTTTAATTGATGGCTTGGATAATGTGGAATTATACATTGCCAAATGTTGCCAGCCTGTGCATGGTGAAAGTATCGGCGGTTATATTACCCAACATCGTGGTGTGAGTATTCACAAAATTGGTTGTAGTGATTATTTACGCATGATTTCGCAAGAGCCTGCACGTATGGTGGAAGCAAATTGGCAAATGCAACCTGCTCGTGGGCAAAGTGTACAAATTGAAATTGAAGCTTATGATAGACGTGGTTTGTTAAAAGATTTAACACAAGTGATTTTCTCTGACCATATTAATATTCGTCAAGTAAATACGATTTCCGAAGCTGATGGTATTGCTAATATGAAATTATTGATAGAAGTCAAAGGGTTAGCACAATTATCTAAACTATTGGCACGTTTGGAACAACAACCTGGTATTATTAGTGCGAGACGTTTGGTACAAAATGCGAGTGTGTAA
- the cysM gene encoding cysteine synthase CysM, translating into MSPFLTEQFTLDHFVGKTPLVKAQRLANRTQATVLFKLEGNNPAGSVKDRPAYHMIMQAERRGQIKQGDTLIEATSGNTGIALAMVAAMRGYKMTLIMPDNMSQERKDAMRAYGAELIEVPKAQGMEGARDLALQMQAEGKGLVLNQFANMDNPEAHYLTTGPEIWQQTQGKITHFVSAMGTTGTIMGVSKYLKEQNPNIEIVGLQPSDGASIAGIRRWPTEYLPTIFDASRVDKIIDIPQLEAEKTMRQLARQEGISAGVSSGGAVWASLKIAEQNPNAVIVCIICDRGDRYLSTGLFSVDDGDV; encoded by the coding sequence ATGTCGCCCTTTTTAACAGAACAATTTACACTTGACCATTTTGTTGGTAAAACGCCACTTGTGAAAGCACAACGTCTTGCTAATCGTACGCAAGCGACTGTTTTATTTAAACTTGAAGGTAATAATCCAGCAGGTTCGGTGAAAGATAGACCAGCATATCACATGATTATGCAGGCGGAGCGTCGTGGACAAATCAAGCAGGGTGATACTTTAATTGAAGCGACCAGTGGCAATACGGGCATTGCATTGGCGATGGTAGCGGCGATGCGTGGTTATAAAATGACCTTAATCATGCCTGATAATATGAGCCAAGAACGTAAAGATGCTATGCGTGCTTATGGTGCAGAATTGATAGAAGTGCCTAAAGCTCAAGGCATGGAAGGGGCGAGAGATTTAGCCTTGCAAATGCAAGCCGAAGGCAAAGGTTTAGTATTAAACCAATTTGCCAATATGGATAATCCTGAAGCACATTATTTGACCACAGGTCCAGAAATTTGGCAACAAACCCAAGGCAAAATTACTCATTTTGTTAGTGCGATGGGAACGACTGGCACGATTATGGGGGTATCAAAATATTTAAAAGAACAAAATCCAAATATTGAAATTGTAGGTTTACAACCAAGCGATGGGGCGAGTATTGCAGGGATTCGCCGTTGGCCGACTGAATATTTACCAACTATTTTTGATGCCAGTCGTGTGGATAAAATCATTGATATTCCACAACTTGAAGCGGAAAAAACTATGCGTCAGTTGGCTCGTCAAGAAGGTATCAGTGCAGGTGTATCATCAGGGGGAGCGGTGTGGGCAAGTTTAAAAATTGCTGAACAAAATCCAAATGCGGTTATTGTCTGTATTATTTGCGACCGTGGCGATCGTTATTTATCGACAGGATTATTTTCGGTAGATGATGGGGACGTGTAA
- a CDS encoding FKBP-type peptidyl-prolyl cis-trans isomerase: MNTYLSASLLLCSLFFASNSIAQTVNTNIIPPSTVQQTASGLNYKVLRAGHGISPKHRDEVEILFSSYNAKGELNEGTLNGVPVILPISEMFSGLQEGLMLMQVGGIYELYIPAHLGYREEGKVNKQASTYRIELLSINP; this comes from the coding sequence ATGAATACCTATTTATCCGCCAGTTTGCTCTTATGTAGTTTATTTTTTGCTAGTAATAGTATTGCACAAACCGTAAACACCAATATCATACCACCATCGACCGTACAACAAACTGCTTCTGGTCTAAACTATAAAGTATTACGAGCAGGACATGGAATATCTCCTAAACACCGTGATGAAGTCGAAATTCTATTTAGTTCTTACAATGCTAAAGGAGAATTAAACGAAGGTACATTGAATGGTGTACCTGTTATTTTACCCATTTCAGAAATGTTTTCAGGTTTACAAGAAGGTTTAATGCTTATGCAAGTAGGTGGTATTTACGAGTTATATATCCCTGCTCATCTTGGTTATCGTGAAGAAGGTAAAGTGAACAAACAAGCTTCAACTTATCGTATCGAACTATTAAGCATTAATCCTTAA
- a CDS encoding SMI1/KNR4 family protein — protein sequence MTEADILAQLEQFHDHNEFQQIIDYVEQLTPRYHTANVISALGRAYNNMFWQADDEENNRHYLETALTLFKSVEDELGDTGTWNYRIGYTYFYMNDLLNAQKHLRKVEALGEVGVATKELLQMIDLAIENNVSINEYREGGRGGVEYELNHLLNVLKAKSVSLLDTFQAGVSDEQLADFEQQLGFEVPESFKQWYRTFNGQVDGAKFIDSNSLVHLIPLEQIIPTQQQFMAYLQDNFGQNWQDIQLNAYEFDDIEEVKNVLFNAKWLPMFKGENNSLMCMDLDPQTENGSLGQMIEITPHIDLEYYRVTWCAWSLRQLIENPITSIVTVNPYFTYSVEENCWTLKNGEHLVKDKDIYHIDSTKFERFKESDE from the coding sequence ATGACTGAAGCAGATATTCTAGCTCAATTAGAGCAATTTCATGACCATAATGAATTTCAGCAAATTATTGATTATGTTGAACAATTAACACCACGTTATCATACAGCGAATGTGATTTCAGCTTTAGGTCGAGCGTATAATAATATGTTTTGGCAGGCTGATGATGAAGAGAATAATCGCCATTATTTAGAAACAGCTTTGACATTGTTTAAATCGGTTGAAGATGAATTGGGCGATACGGGAACTTGGAATTATCGTATCGGTTACACTTATTTTTATATGAATGATTTGCTCAATGCCCAAAAACATTTACGTAAAGTTGAAGCGTTAGGCGAAGTGGGGGTGGCAACCAAAGAATTACTGCAGATGATTGATTTAGCGATAGAAAATAATGTGAGTATCAATGAATATCGTGAAGGTGGTCGTGGCGGTGTAGAATATGAATTAAATCATTTGCTAAATGTACTGAAAGCAAAATCCGTGTCATTATTAGACACATTCCAAGCAGGTGTTAGCGATGAGCAACTCGCTGATTTTGAACAACAACTTGGTTTTGAAGTGCCAGAAAGTTTTAAACAATGGTATCGTACATTCAATGGTCAGGTTGATGGGGCAAAATTTATTGATAGTAATAGTTTGGTTCATCTGATTCCATTGGAACAAATTATTCCAACACAACAGCAATTTATGGCATATTTACAGGATAACTTTGGTCAAAATTGGCAAGATATACAGTTAAATGCTTACGAATTTGATGATATTGAAGAAGTTAAAAATGTGTTATTTAATGCAAAATGGTTGCCAATGTTTAAAGGTGAAAATAATAGTTTAATGTGTATGGATTTAGACCCACAAACTGAAAATGGTTCACTTGGACAAATGATTGAAATTACACCACATATAGATTTGGAATATTACCGTGTTACATGGTGTGCGTGGTCATTACGTCAGCTGATTGAAAATCCAATCACTAGCATTGTTACCGTAAATCCTTATTTTACATATAGTGTAGAAGAAAATTGTTGGACATTGAAAAATGGTGAACATTTAGTTAAAGATAAAGATATTTATCATATTGATAGCACTAAATTTGAACGTTTTAAAGAGAGTGATGAATAA
- a CDS encoding 3'-5' exonuclease: MYNPILVFDIETKIDIHSGRILYDFELNDEDSEQALIKLRRQETGQEFQRLALHEIVCISGFWFNEGDIKLFSWTQEQYSETEIIQKFFKVFQKYQQYSPRIVTWNGSQFDLPVLMIRSMLHGLSSAYLWDNGELFSQKRYQNYVNRYHHQHIDLMDQLAMFHQKHFAKLDDMAHFFGLAGKPELDLNGAIKQQNWSIVRQYCESDVLNTWLIYLRWSLLKGQLDGESHDNMVHETLAYLQEQAHCQNFIERWQHYAQKNVFSQRFFP; the protein is encoded by the coding sequence ATGTATAATCCTATCTTAGTCTTTGATATTGAAACAAAAATTGATATTCATTCAGGACGTATTTTATATGATTTTGAGTTGAATGATGAAGATAGTGAACAGGCGTTAATTAAATTACGCCGTCAAGAGACTGGGCAAGAGTTTCAACGTTTGGCATTACATGAAATTGTCTGTATTTCTGGTTTTTGGTTTAATGAGGGGGATATTAAACTCTTTTCGTGGACGCAAGAACAATATAGTGAAACGGAAATTATTCAAAAATTTTTTAAAGTTTTTCAAAAATATCAACAATATAGCCCACGCATTGTGACTTGGAATGGTTCGCAATTTGATTTGCCTGTGTTGATGATTCGTTCGATGTTGCATGGTTTATCATCAGCTTATTTGTGGGATAATGGTGAGCTGTTTAGCCAAAAACGCTATCAAAATTATGTCAATCGTTATCATCATCAACATATTGATTTAATGGACCAATTGGCGATGTTTCATCAAAAACATTTTGCCAAACTTGATGATATGGCTCATTTTTTTGGTTTGGCGGGCAAGCCTGAATTAGATTTAAATGGGGCAATTAAACAGCAAAATTGGTCAATCGTAAGACAATATTGTGAAAGTGATGTGTTAAATACTTGGTTAATTTATCTGCGTTGGTCGTTGTTAAAAGGACAGCTTGATGGCGAATCGCATGATAATATGGTGCATGAAACGTTGGCGTATTTACAGGAGCAAGCACATTGTCAAAATTTTATCGAACGTTGGCAACATTATGCACAAAAAAATGTGTTTAGTCAGCGATTTTTCCCTTAA